The segment TCGTTGGTAATATATCTGAGAGTTGGGTGGACTCAATCTTTTTTCTTTGCAGTTATTATAAAAATTTTTATTGATAGCTCTAATCGTTTGGCGCTATGGCTTTGATAGTCATAAACGTTTGGTGTTATGATTTTGATAGTTTGATCCTATTAGTAAAGGATGGTTTATGAATATTCGTGATTTCGAATACTTAGTCGCCTTGGCTGAGCACAATCATTTTCGTAAAGCGGCGGAAGCCTGCTTTGTTAGTCAGCCTACCTTGAGTGGGCAGATTCGTAAGCTGGAAGATGAGCTAGGTACCGCGCTGCTGGAGCGCAGTAGTCGTCGCGTGTTGTTTACCGATGCGGGTTTACAACTGGTGGAACAGGCGAAAAAAATCCTCAGTGAGGTGAAGCTGTTCCGCGATATGGCAAGTGATCAAAGTGGCGCGATGACAGGACCGATGCACATTGGTTTTATCCCGACGGTTGGTCCTTACATTCTGCCGCGCATTGTCCCTAAGCTGAAAGAGCAGTTTCCTGAGCTTGAGCTTTATCTGCATGAGGCACAAACTCAGCAACTTGTTCATCAACTTGAAGACGGCAAGCTGGATTGTTTGGTGTTAGCGGCGGTAGAAGAAACGGCGCAGTTTAAAGAGATTGAAGTTTACAGTGAGCCATTAAGTGTAGCCGTGCCTTGCGAGCATGAATGGGCATCGCTGGATGAAATCGACATGTTAGAGCTTAATGGACGCACGGTTTTAGCGTTGGGTGATGGGCATTGTTTACGCGACCACGCGTTAGGTTTTTGCTTTGCTGCTGGTGCTAAAGATGATGAGCGTTTTAAAGCAACCAGTTTAGAGACTCTACGTAACATGGTCGCAGCAGGAGCAGGGATCACCTTGCTACCAAAACTGGCGCTGCCAAAAGAGAAGATCAAAGATGGGGTCTGCTACGTGCGTGCCGTCAACCCTGAACCGACGCGCAGCATTGTTGTAGCTTATCGTCCGGGGTCACCATTTAGAGCGCGCTTTGAGCAATTGGCAGAGACGATTAAGCAGCAGCTTGAAGCTTAATTCACACTGTTTGATTGGAATAAAAAAGAGGTTGGCATTGCCAACCTCTTTGCGTTTATGACTTAAGAAGGTATCTAGAACAGCTCTTCGCCTTCGTCACTTGAGTAGATTGTGTCGGTGAGCTCTTCTGACACATATTCCTTAGGCTCATGACCTTCACGGAAGTATTCAAACATCGATGTACCATCGACTTTATTGGTCAGTAGACCTGAGTCACGGTCGATGCGAATACGCACGATACCTTGCGGGATTTTCTTATCTTGCTCAGCGTTGATGGATAGCGCAGTATGCATAAAGTCGATCCAAGCCGGTTCAGCAGTTTTCGCCCCAGACTCAGCGCCAGTGATTTGACCTTTGCCTAGGTTCGCGTTTTGTGTTGTGCGACCTAGAGTGCGGCTGTGATCATCAAAGCCAACCCAAGCAATCGCAACGACACCAGGACCGTAACCGTTATACCAAGTATCTTTTGAATCGTTGGTCGTACCGGTTTTACCACCAATATCACGACGTTTCAGTTTTTGTGCTCGCCAGCCAGTACCGTTCCAGCCTGTGCCATCACGCCAACTACCACCACCCCAGATGTTGCTGTACATCATCTCACGTACAAGGAATGCGGTTTGCTCAGAGATCACTTGCGGAGCATAAGGTGACTCAACTTTTGTGGTTTCTTCAGCTTCGTTACCCGTTGGGATATCTTGCTCGTTAAACTCATTTTCTGGTTGGTCAGCTTGAGCGACCGGTGCAATTTGTGCCGCAGGGCAGTTTTGCTGACAAATGGTTTTTGGCGTTGCTTCAAACTCCATATCACCGTATGGACCGGTCACTTTTTCGATGTAGTAAGGCTCAACATAGTA is part of the Vibrio ponticus genome and harbors:
- the oxyR gene encoding DNA-binding transcriptional regulator OxyR, producing MNIRDFEYLVALAEHNHFRKAAEACFVSQPTLSGQIRKLEDELGTALLERSSRRVLFTDAGLQLVEQAKKILSEVKLFRDMASDQSGAMTGPMHIGFIPTVGPYILPRIVPKLKEQFPELELYLHEAQTQQLVHQLEDGKLDCLVLAAVEETAQFKEIEVYSEPLSVAVPCEHEWASLDEIDMLELNGRTVLALGDGHCLRDHALGFCFAAGAKDDERFKATSLETLRNMVAAGAGITLLPKLALPKEKIKDGVCYVRAVNPEPTRSIVVAYRPGSPFRARFEQLAETIKQQLEA